The proteins below come from a single Perca flavescens isolate YP-PL-M2 chromosome 8, PFLA_1.0, whole genome shotgun sequence genomic window:
- the LOC114560006 gene encoding gamma-crystallin M2, with amino-acid sequence MTSSSMNMMGRVVFYEDRNFQGRSYECSSDCADMSSYLSRCHSCRVERGCFMVYDRTNFMGNQYFLKRGEYSDYQSMMGMSDCIRSCRMIPMHRGSYRMRIYERENFGGQMHELMEDCDNVMDRYRMSNCMSCHVMDGHWLMYEQPQYRGRMMYMRPGEYRNFSNMGMSGMRWMSMRRIRDDYY; translated from the exons ATGACTTCCAGCAGCATGAACATGATGGGCAGG GTCGTCTTCTACGAGGACAGGAACTTCCAGGGTCGTTCCTACGAGTGCAGCAGCGACTGCGCTGACATGTCCTCCTACCTGAGCAGGTGTCACTCCTGCAGGGTGGAGAGAGGCTGCTTTATGGTCTACGACCGCACCAACTTCATGGGCAACCAGTACTTCCTGAAGAGGGGCGAGTACTCCGACTACCAGAGCATGATGGGAATGAGCGACTGCATCAGGTCCTGCCGCATGATCCCCATG CACCGTGGCTCCTACAGGATGAGGATCTACGAGAGGGAGAACTTCGGAGGCCAGATGCACGAGCTGATGGAGGACTGTGACAACGTCATGGACCGTTACCGCATGTCCAACTGCATGTCCTGCCATGTGATGGACGGCCACTGGCTGATGTACGAGCAGCCCCAGTACAGAGGCAGGATGATGTACATGAGGCCCGGAGAGTACAGGAACTTCAGCAACATGGGCATGAGTGGTATGAGGTGGATGAGCATGAGGCGCATCAGGGACGACTACTACTAA